A stretch of Henckelia pumila isolate YLH828 chromosome 4, ASM3356847v2, whole genome shotgun sequence DNA encodes these proteins:
- the LOC140864363 gene encoding nifU-like protein 4, mitochondrial, with translation MKNIGRFVQRAILSSGNNGVLLPKPYDSQFSYQLLYIFRRLRSSSSYSSDFKLLNSSMHPSQRNYFQGQRRSMFIQTQTTPNPSSLMFHPGKPVMEAGSADFPNPRSAMSSPLAKTIFGIDGITRVFFGSDFVTVTKSEDNSWDFLKPQIFAAIMDFYSSGQPLILDSNTAASMDTDIHEDDSETVAMIKELLETRIRPAVQDDGGDIEYVGFDTDTGIVKLRMQGACSGCPSSSVTLKSGIENMLMHYVPEVKGVEQELDAEEEDAALTGASHE, from the exons atgaaaaatattgGTAGATTTGTGCAACGAGCGATCCTCTCCAGCGGGAACAATGGCGTGTTGTTGCCTAAACCGTATGATTCACAATTCTCATATCAACTATTATACATATTTCGTCGCCTGCGCTCATCTTCTTCCTACTCATCCGACTTCAAATTGTTGAACTCTTCTATGCATCCATCCCAACGGAATTATTTCCAAG GGCAGAGGAGGAGTATGTTCATCCAAACACAAACAACACCTAATCCTTCTTCCCTCATGTTCCATCCTGGGAAGCCGGTTATGGAGGCTGGCAGTGCAGACTTTCCCAATCCACGTTCCGCTATGAGTTCACCTCTCGCGAAGACCATATTTGGAATTGACG GAATCACCAGGGTTTTCTTTGGATCAGACTTCGTGACAGTGACCAAGTCAGAGGACAATTCTTGGGATTTTCTTAAACCACAAATCTTTGCAGCTATCATGGATTTCTATTCCTCCGGGCAGCCGTTGATCCTGGATTCAAATACTGCAGCTTCCATGGACACGGATATCCACGAAGATGATTCAGAGACGGTTGCTATGATCAAAGAATTATTGGAGACCCGTATCCGTCCAGCAGTACAAGATGATGGTGGGGATATCGAATATGTTGGGTTTGATACAGACACGGGAATAGTTAAGCTAAGAATGCAAGGAGCTTGCAGTGGATGTCCCAGCTCATCTGTTACACTAAAATCTGGCATTGAGAACATGCTTATGCACTACGTGCCAGAAGTGAAAGGCGTGGAACAGGAACTCGATGCTGAAGAAGAAGATGCAGCGTTAACTGGAGCATCACACGAATAG
- the LOC140860730 gene encoding uncharacterized protein, translating to MKQNNYEEDEYLSPSFNCYSTEKLAEIAVKVAVEDEEDGAFEFTLIREDDEVLAYDGQISSIFPVFDLDLVVSSDSAEAESLGIPVSSLFIGDREPSDRNRLSSELGDERETVPPGTYCIWRPKPAASPVLCKKSKSTGSTPRSWKFSDLLRRSNSDGKDNYVFLTPKINQKADQKYLMEASKIGRKVMTGKAKPISGGGPGSPSPHEVLYTWNRAVNAEKRKKSYLPYRQELVGFFANVNGFSRSFPHF from the coding sequence ATGAAGCAGAACAATTATGAAGAAGATGAATACCTGAGTCCAAGCTTTAACTGCTATTCGACTGAAAAATTAGCCGAAATCGCCGTAAAAGTCGCTGTGGAAGATGAAGAAGATGGAGCTTTTGAGTTCACTTTGATTCGCGAAGATGATGAGGTTTTGGCCTACGACGGCCAAATCAGCTCAATCTTCCCCGTCTTCGACCTCGATCTTGTTGTTTCGTCCGATTCCGCCGAGGCGGAGAGTCTCGGGATTCCGGTGAGCAGTTTGTTCATCGGCGATCGCGAGCCGTCGGATCGGAATCGCCTGTCGTCGGAATTAGGAGATGAACGGGAGACGGTTCCCCCGGGGACGTACTGCATTTGGCGGCCTAAGCCGGCGGCATCTCCGGTTTTGTGTAAGAAGAGCAAGTCGACCGGATCGACGCCGAGGAGCTGGAAGTTCTCCGACCTTCTGCGGCGGAGCAACAGCGACGGGAAGGACAATTATGTGTTTCTGACTCCGAAGATTAATCAAAAGGCTGATCAGAAGTACTTGATGGAAGCTTCGAAAATCGGCCGGAAGGTGATGACAGGAAAAGCAAAGCCAATCTCCGGCGGCGGCCCGGGATCTCCGTCGCCGCACGAGGTGCTTTACACGTGGAACAGAGCGGTGAATGCAGAGAAGAGGAAGAAATCGTATCTACCGTACAGGCAGGAGCTTGTTGGGTTCTTCGCTAATGTCAACGGCTTCAGCAGGAGTTTCCCGCACTTTTAg
- the LOC140864606 gene encoding phosphoglucan phosphatase LSF1, chloroplastic: MYPLQFSNCRGFHRSVFLCPNGSFQKSAAAIRSSFWGNGFNFKNGLSKFNARRSCRRVSTVFAVSSSSFKMNLNEYMVTLEKPLGIRFGLSVEGKVFVLALQKGGNAEKSRIVMVGDTLKKASESSTSKLVEIKDYGDIEILVKEKAGSCSLVLERPSSPFPLHLYLMNDLDILFNQGLVPIATWNDSIQSSNLNASGEGAGNSGSVTFCPKLLSSKGWKYLDDQNKNGQPQVAKNSPTLPFGPLVATFTEELPENAEWGHGSFPLEEYVKALERSNEELYYNHSLGMRYSKITEQIYVGSCIQTEEDVETLSDTVGVTAVLNFQSTIEAANWGIDSNSINESCQKFNILMINYPIRDSDSFDMRKKLPFCVGLLLRLLKKNHRVYITCTTGFDRSPACVIAYLHWITDTSLHAAHNFVTGLHTCRPDRPAIAWATWDLIAMVESGVHDGPSTHAVTFVWNGHEGEDVSLVGDFTGNWKEPIKAVHKGGPRYEVDIRLPQGKYYYKYIINENWRHSTASPTERDERGNINNVIVLGDTASVKPSLLPPQKDANIVKVIERPLTENERFMLAKAARCVAFSVCPIRLAPK; the protein is encoded by the exons ATGTATCCTCTGCAGTTCTCGAATTGCAGGGGTTTCCACCGCTCCGTGTTCCTGTGTCCCAATGGCAGCTTCCAGAAGAGCGCCGCCGCCATTCGATCCTCATTTTGGGGAAATGGTTTCAATTTCAAGAATGGACTTTCGAAATTCAACGCGCGTCGATCGTGCAGAAGGGTTTCCACCGTTTTCGCTGTGTCCTCCTCTTCTTTCAAGATGAATCTGAATGAGTATATGGTGACACTGGAGAAGCCGCTTGGCATTCGATTCGGGCTCTCTGTTGAAGGCAAAGTTTTCGTTCTTGCACTTCAGAAAGGG GGGAATGCTGAGAAATCAAGAATAGTAATGGTGGGTGACACTTTGAAGAAAGCGAGTGAATCGTCTACTTCAAAGCTTGTTGAAATCAAGGACTACGGTGATATAGA GATTCTTGTCAAGGAGAAAGCCGGTTCTTGTAGCCTCGTGCTCGAGAGACCCTCCTCCCCTTTCCCCTTGCATCTCTATCTTATGAATGAtcttgatattttatttaaccaAGGTCTTGTTCCAATTGCCACTTGGAACGATAGTATACAATCTTCAAATTTAAATGCATCTGGCGAGGGTGCTGGAAACTCTGGATCGGTAACATTTTGTCCGAAACTTCTGTCTTCCAAAGGATGGAAGTATTTGGATGATCAGAACAAAAATGGTCAACCGCAGGTAGCTAAGAACTCTCCTACTCTACCATTCGGCCCTCTTGTTGCCACTTTCACAGAAGAACTGCCTGAAAACGCTGAATGGGGGCATGGGAGTTTTCCACTCGAAGAGTATGTGAAGGCATTGGAACGTTCAAATGAAGAGCTCTACTACAACCATTCCCTTGGTATGCGCTATAGTAAG ATTACGGAGCAAATTTACGTCGGATCATGTATTCAAACAGAAGAAGATGTAGAGACACTGTCTGACACAGTG GGAGTAACTGCGGTACTGAATTTCCAGAGTACGATTGAAGCGGCAAATTGGGGAATTGATTCAAATTCAATCAATGAATCATGCCAAAAGTTCAATATCCTTATGATTAACTATCCCATAAG GGACTCAGATTCTTTTGACATGAGGAAAAAATTGCCATTCTGTGTGGGTCTTCTGCTGCGCTTACTTAAGAAGAACCATCGTGTTTATATTACTTGCACCACTGGGTTTGATCGATCACCTGCTTGTGTGATTGCCTACCTACACTGGATAACTGATACCTCCCTTCATGCTGCTCACAATTTTGTTACTGGTTTGCATACATGCAGGCCTGACAG GCCAGCGATTGCCTGGGCAACATGGGATCTTATTGCCATGGTTGAAAGTGGTGTCCATGACGGACCGTCGACCCATGCTGTGACTTTTGTATGGAACGGGCACGAG GGGGAAGATGTATCCTTGGTAGGAGATTTTACCGGAAACTGGAAAGAGCCAATCAAGGCAGTCCACAAGGGAGGTCCCAGATATGAAGTTGATATTAGACTTCCACAGGGAAA ATATTACTACAAGTACATCATTAATGAAAACTGGAGGCATTCAACGGCTTCTCCGACGGAAAGGGATGAAAGGGGAAATATCAACAATGTAATTGTACTTGGTGACACAGCCAGTGTGAAACCTTCTCTTCTGCCACCACAGAAG GACGCAAATATCGTGAAGGTCATTGAGAGGCCATTGACGGAAAATGAACGCTTCATGTTGGCAAAAGCGGCTCGATGTGTTGCCTTTTCTGTCTGTCCTATAAGGCTGGCTCCAAAGTGA